From Anomalospiza imberbis isolate Cuckoo-Finch-1a 21T00152 chromosome 6, ASM3175350v1, whole genome shotgun sequence, one genomic window encodes:
- the CLEC14A gene encoding LOW QUALITY PROTEIN: C-type lectin domain family 14 member A (The sequence of the model RefSeq protein was modified relative to this genomic sequence to represent the inferred CDS: inserted 2 bases in 1 codon), which produces MPRSAAAPDTFPPAGPGEDRGSGVGAGERRRGQQSPAQAGAERHHSRRGSPRPSAXAAGMRRAGPWCLLLAAACALGRTPPPPRAAVRCPSAGACFSAHLANVSYEDARGACDQRRGSLAWVSSEPELLLLLELLAETAVPAPALFWVGLKRNASACTHNEHPLRGFSWEAVGGGTAPQEVPAALGRWLQEPLQSCLTARCAGLHLAADPGDGPRWGWKERVCRRKSPGYLCKYQYEGACPDLSPAGALDLDYRLPFEERSGGPGFSPPGTVLTVACPGGEVRLTCQPEPGGFAWKTAEKPLCPCPYGRRSPDSGRCAEAAGCRDAAGGFACACIPGGPHGTPCPGTGPAPTAAGGSTEPSGAREERRRPFIPTPGGSTEPPATATAAAGGAKTATPPPSSSSSNYVFILVTIAVVVLVILVMTVLGVFQICFNKKSEGRGDKEPPEAGSKAEAGSAEPSGAAGDE; this is translated from the exons ATGCCGAGGTCAGCCGCGGCTCCCGACACGTTTCCTCCGGCAGGTCCGGGGGAGGACCGTGGGAGCGGGGTCGGCGCTGGAGAGAGACGGCGCGGGCAGCAGAGTCCAGCCCAAGCCGGGGCCGAACGCCACCACAGCCGCAGGGGCAGCCCGCGCCCCTCAGC CGCCGCCGGCATGAGGCGGGCCGGGCCCTGGTGCCTGCTCCTGGCTGCGGCCTGCGCCCTGGGCCGGaccccgccgcccccgcgggcCGCCGTGCGCTGCCCGTCGGCCGGCGCCTGTTTCAGCGCCCATCTCGCCAACGTCTCGTACGAAGACGCCCGCGGCGCCTGCGACCAGCGGCGGGGCAGCCTCGCCTGGGTCAGCAGCGAGccggagctgctcctgctgctggagctgctggcagagacgGCGGTGCCTGCGCCCGCGCTGTTCTGGGTCGGGCTGAAGAGGAACGCTTCCGCCTGCACCCACAACGAGCACCCGCTTCGCGGCTTCTCCTGGGAGGCCGTCGGGGGTGGGACGGCCCCGCAGGAGGTGCCGGCGGCGCTCGGCCggtggctgcaggagccccTGCAGTCCTGCCTCACCGCCCGCTGCGCTGGGCTGCACCTGGCGGCTGACCCCGGGGATGGCCCCAGATGGGGCTGGAAGGAGCGGGTCTGCCGGCGGAAAAGCCCGGGCTACCTCTGCAAGTACCAGTACGAGGGTGCCTGCCCCGACCTCAGTCCCGCCGGCGCCCTCGATCTCGACTACCGGCTCCCCTTCGAGGAGCGCAGCGGCGGCCCTGGCTTCAGCCCCCCGGGCACCGTGCTGACGGTGGCGTGTCCCGGCGGGGAGGTGCGGCTCACTTGCCAGCCCGAGCCGGGCGGCTTCGCCTGGAAGACGGCAGAGAAacccctctgcccctgcccctACGGCCGCAGGAGCCCCGACAGCGGGAGGTGCGCCGAGGCCGCCGGGTGCCGCGATGCCGCCGGCGGCTTCGCCTGTGCCTGCATCCCGGGCGGCCCGCACGGAACTCCCTGCCCGGGCACGGGGCCGGCCCCCACCGCTGCAGGCGGCTCCACGGAACCGTCGGGTGCCAGAGAGGAGCGTCGGCGTCCTTTCATCCCGACACCCGGCGGTTCCACGGAGCCGCCCGCCACCGCCACGGCCGCCGCCGGCGGAGCGAAGACGGCTACTCCGCcgccctcctcctcttcttccaaCTACGTTTTCATCCTGGTGACGATCGCTGTGGTGGTGCTGGTCATCCTGGTCATGACCGTCTTGGGGGTGTTCCAAATCTGCTTTAACAAGAAGTCCGAGGGTCGCGGGGACAAGGAGCCGCCGGAGGCCGGCAGCAAGGCGGAGGCAGGCTCCGCGGAGCCCAGCGGAGCAGCGGGGGATGAATAG